In one window of Hevea brasiliensis isolate MT/VB/25A 57/8 chromosome 10, ASM3005281v1, whole genome shotgun sequence DNA:
- the LOC110668288 gene encoding uncharacterized protein LOC110668288 isoform X5: MPENPVKDTSTSMDDFDLELDEMELVAAAAGYYYYNSINRQPRCSSSPSGSGFMTEVLEGHDDLCREMFRMDKRVFHKLCNNLRQRGMLRDTAGVMIEEQLAIFLNIIGHNERNRVIQERFQHSGWEGSAVDSRVLRAVLDDPDQNFPHIPEGKYYLVDTGYSNMEGFIAPYLGVRYHLHEFRGANQLPTNAGELFNHRHSSLRNVIQRSFSVLKTRFPILKPLNMDFISKGI, translated from the exons ATGCCCGAGAATCCTGTGAAAG ATACTTCAACTAGCATGGATGACTTTGACTTAGAACTGGATGAGATGGAATTAGTAGCAGCAGCTGCAGGCTACTACTATTATAACAGCATAAACAGGCAGCCTCGTTGCAGTTCCTCACCCAGTGGAAGTGGCTTCATGACTGAAGTGCTGGAAGGCCATGATGATTTATGTCGGGAAATGTTTCGGATGGATAAAcgtgtttttcacaagttatgTAACAATCTTCGGCAGAGAGGCATGTTACGTGATACTGCTGGTGTTATGATAGAGGAACAGTTGGCAATTTTCTTAAACATCATTGGTCATAATGAGCGTAACAGAGTAATCCAAGAGCGGTTTCAACATTCAG GTTGGGAGGGCTCTGCTGTGGATTCACGCGTATTAAGAGCAGTCCTTGATGATCCAGATCAGAATTTCCCACATATACCTGAAG GAAAATATTATCTAGTTGACACAGGTTACTCAAATATGGAAGGATTTATTGCTCCGTATCTAGGAGTTCGTTATCACCTTCATGAATTTAGAGGTGCTAATCAGTTGCCTACAAATGCAGGGGAACTATTCAATCACCGACATTCATCTCTTAGGAATGTCATCCAGAGGTCTTTCAGTGTGCTGAAAACTCGATTTCCCATCCTCAAACCCCTCAATATGGATTTCATATCCAAAGGGATATAG
- the LOC110668288 gene encoding uncharacterized protein LOC110668288 isoform X4, producing MPENPVKDTSTSMDDFDLELDEMELVAAAAGYYYYNSINRQPRCSSSPSGSGFMTEVLEGHDDLCREMFRMDKRVFHKLCNNLRQRGMLRDTAGVMIEEQLAIFLNIIGHNERNRVIQERFQHSGLYWSHRWNAYPCTCWEGSAVDSRVLRAVLDDPDQNFPHIPEGKYYLVDTGYSNMEGFIAPYLGVRYHLHEFRGANQLPTNAGELFNHRHSSLRNVIQRSFSVLKTRFPILKPLNMDFISKGI from the exons ATGCCCGAGAATCCTGTGAAAG ATACTTCAACTAGCATGGATGACTTTGACTTAGAACTGGATGAGATGGAATTAGTAGCAGCAGCTGCAGGCTACTACTATTATAACAGCATAAACAGGCAGCCTCGTTGCAGTTCCTCACCCAGTGGAAGTGGCTTCATGACTGAAGTGCTGGAAGGCCATGATGATTTATGTCGGGAAATGTTTCGGATGGATAAAcgtgtttttcacaagttatgTAACAATCTTCGGCAGAGAGGCATGTTACGTGATACTGCTGGTGTTATGATAGAGGAACAGTTGGCAATTTTCTTAAACATCATTGGTCATAATGAGCGTAACAGAGTAATCCAAGAGCGGTTTCAACATTCAG GATTGTATTGGAGTCATAGATGGAATGCATATCCCTGCACAT GTTGGGAGGGCTCTGCTGTGGATTCACGCGTATTAAGAGCAGTCCTTGATGATCCAGATCAGAATTTCCCACATATACCTGAAG GAAAATATTATCTAGTTGACACAGGTTACTCAAATATGGAAGGATTTATTGCTCCGTATCTAGGAGTTCGTTATCACCTTCATGAATTTAGAGGTGCTAATCAGTTGCCTACAAATGCAGGGGAACTATTCAATCACCGACATTCATCTCTTAGGAATGTCATCCAGAGGTCTTTCAGTGTGCTGAAAACTCGATTTCCCATCCTCAAACCCCTCAATATGGATTTCATATCCAAAGGGATATAG
- the LOC110668288 gene encoding uncharacterized protein LOC110668288 isoform X3, which yields MPENPVKDTSTSMDDFDLELDEMELVAAAAGYYYYNSINRQPRCSSSPSGSGFMTEVLEGHDDLCREMFRMDKRVFHKLCNNLRQRGMLRDTAGVMIEEQLAIFLNIIGHNERNRVIQERFQHSGETISRHFNNVLKAIKSLSREFLQPPPITTPTEILCNSRFYPYFKDCIGVIDGMHIPAHVPAKDQSRFRNRKGWEGSAVDSRVLRAVLDDPDQNFPHIPEGKYYLVDTGYSNMEGFIAPYLGVRYHLHEFRGANQLPTNAGELFNHRHSSLRNVIQRSFSVLKTRFPILKPLNMDFISKGI from the exons ATGCCCGAGAATCCTGTGAAAG ATACTTCAACTAGCATGGATGACTTTGACTTAGAACTGGATGAGATGGAATTAGTAGCAGCAGCTGCAGGCTACTACTATTATAACAGCATAAACAGGCAGCCTCGTTGCAGTTCCTCACCCAGTGGAAGTGGCTTCATGACTGAAGTGCTGGAAGGCCATGATGATTTATGTCGGGAAATGTTTCGGATGGATAAAcgtgtttttcacaagttatgTAACAATCTTCGGCAGAGAGGCATGTTACGTGATACTGCTGGTGTTATGATAGAGGAACAGTTGGCAATTTTCTTAAACATCATTGGTCATAATGAGCGTAACAGAGTAATCCAAGAGCGGTTTCAACATTCAGGTGAAACCATAAGCCGGCATTTCAATAATGTGTTGAAGGCAATTAAGTCACTTTCACGTGAATTCCTGCAACCACCACCTATCACAACTCCGACAGAAATTCTCTGTAATAGTCGGTTTTACCCATATTTTAAG GATTGTATTGGAGTCATAGATGGAATGCATATCCCTGCACATGTACCAGCTAAAGACCAATCTCGATTTCGTAATAGGAAAG GTTGGGAGGGCTCTGCTGTGGATTCACGCGTATTAAGAGCAGTCCTTGATGATCCAGATCAGAATTTCCCACATATACCTGAAG GAAAATATTATCTAGTTGACACAGGTTACTCAAATATGGAAGGATTTATTGCTCCGTATCTAGGAGTTCGTTATCACCTTCATGAATTTAGAGGTGCTAATCAGTTGCCTACAAATGCAGGGGAACTATTCAATCACCGACATTCATCTCTTAGGAATGTCATCCAGAGGTCTTTCAGTGTGCTGAAAACTCGATTTCCCATCCTCAAACCCCTCAATATGGATTTCATATCCAAAGGGATATAG
- the LOC110668288 gene encoding uncharacterized protein LOC110668288 isoform X2: MDDFDLELDEMELVAAAAGYYYYNSINRQPRCSSSPSGSGFMTEVLEGHDDLCREMFRMDKRVFHKLCNNLRQRGMLRDTAGVMIEEQLAIFLNIIGHNERNRVIQERFQHSGETISRHFNNVLKAIKSLSREFLQPPPITTPTEILCNSRFYPYFKDCIGVIDGMHIPAHVPAKDQSRFRNRKGVLSQNVLAACTFDLQFIFIYPGWEGSAVDSRVLRAVLDDPDQNFPHIPEGKYYLVDTGYSNMEGFIAPYLGVRYHLHEFRGANQLPTNAGELFNHRHSSLRNVIQRSFSVLKTRFPILKPLNMDFISKGI; encoded by the exons ATGGATGACTTTGACTTAGAACTGGATGAGATGGAATTAGTAGCAGCAGCTGCAGGCTACTACTATTATAACAGCATAAACAGGCAGCCTCGTTGCAGTTCCTCACCCAGTGGAAGTGGCTTCATGACTGAAGTGCTGGAAGGCCATGATGATTTATGTCGGGAAATGTTTCGGATGGATAAAcgtgtttttcacaagttatgTAACAATCTTCGGCAGAGAGGCATGTTACGTGATACTGCTGGTGTTATGATAGAGGAACAGTTGGCAATTTTCTTAAACATCATTGGTCATAATGAGCGTAACAGAGTAATCCAAGAGCGGTTTCAACATTCAGGTGAAACCATAAGCCGGCATTTCAATAATGTGTTGAAGGCAATTAAGTCACTTTCACGTGAATTCCTGCAACCACCACCTATCACAACTCCGACAGAAATTCTCTGTAATAGTCGGTTTTACCCATATTTTAAG GATTGTATTGGAGTCATAGATGGAATGCATATCCCTGCACATGTACCAGCTAAAGACCAATCTCGATTTCGTAATAGGAAAGGTGTTTTATCTCAAAATGTTTTGGCAGCATGCACATTTGACTTGCAGTTTATATTTATTTATCCAGGTTGGGAGGGCTCTGCTGTGGATTCACGCGTATTAAGAGCAGTCCTTGATGATCCAGATCAGAATTTCCCACATATACCTGAAG GAAAATATTATCTAGTTGACACAGGTTACTCAAATATGGAAGGATTTATTGCTCCGTATCTAGGAGTTCGTTATCACCTTCATGAATTTAGAGGTGCTAATCAGTTGCCTACAAATGCAGGGGAACTATTCAATCACCGACATTCATCTCTTAGGAATGTCATCCAGAGGTCTTTCAGTGTGCTGAAAACTCGATTTCCCATCCTCAAACCCCTCAATATGGATTTCATATCCAAAGGGATATAG
- the LOC110668288 gene encoding uncharacterized protein LOC110668288 isoform X1 produces the protein MPENPVKDTSTSMDDFDLELDEMELVAAAAGYYYYNSINRQPRCSSSPSGSGFMTEVLEGHDDLCREMFRMDKRVFHKLCNNLRQRGMLRDTAGVMIEEQLAIFLNIIGHNERNRVIQERFQHSGETISRHFNNVLKAIKSLSREFLQPPPITTPTEILCNSRFYPYFKDCIGVIDGMHIPAHVPAKDQSRFRNRKGVLSQNVLAACTFDLQFIFIYPGWEGSAVDSRVLRAVLDDPDQNFPHIPEGKYYLVDTGYSNMEGFIAPYLGVRYHLHEFRGANQLPTNAGELFNHRHSSLRNVIQRSFSVLKTRFPILKPLNMDFISKGI, from the exons ATGCCCGAGAATCCTGTGAAAG ATACTTCAACTAGCATGGATGACTTTGACTTAGAACTGGATGAGATGGAATTAGTAGCAGCAGCTGCAGGCTACTACTATTATAACAGCATAAACAGGCAGCCTCGTTGCAGTTCCTCACCCAGTGGAAGTGGCTTCATGACTGAAGTGCTGGAAGGCCATGATGATTTATGTCGGGAAATGTTTCGGATGGATAAAcgtgtttttcacaagttatgTAACAATCTTCGGCAGAGAGGCATGTTACGTGATACTGCTGGTGTTATGATAGAGGAACAGTTGGCAATTTTCTTAAACATCATTGGTCATAATGAGCGTAACAGAGTAATCCAAGAGCGGTTTCAACATTCAGGTGAAACCATAAGCCGGCATTTCAATAATGTGTTGAAGGCAATTAAGTCACTTTCACGTGAATTCCTGCAACCACCACCTATCACAACTCCGACAGAAATTCTCTGTAATAGTCGGTTTTACCCATATTTTAAG GATTGTATTGGAGTCATAGATGGAATGCATATCCCTGCACATGTACCAGCTAAAGACCAATCTCGATTTCGTAATAGGAAAGGTGTTTTATCTCAAAATGTTTTGGCAGCATGCACATTTGACTTGCAGTTTATATTTATTTATCCAGGTTGGGAGGGCTCTGCTGTGGATTCACGCGTATTAAGAGCAGTCCTTGATGATCCAGATCAGAATTTCCCACATATACCTGAAG GAAAATATTATCTAGTTGACACAGGTTACTCAAATATGGAAGGATTTATTGCTCCGTATCTAGGAGTTCGTTATCACCTTCATGAATTTAGAGGTGCTAATCAGTTGCCTACAAATGCAGGGGAACTATTCAATCACCGACATTCATCTCTTAGGAATGTCATCCAGAGGTCTTTCAGTGTGCTGAAAACTCGATTTCCCATCCTCAAACCCCTCAATATGGATTTCATATCCAAAGGGATATAG